The Croceicoccus marinus genome contains a region encoding:
- the obgE gene encoding GTPase ObgE: MHFLDQAKIYVRSGAGGPGAVSFRREKYVEYGGPDGGNGGRGGDVVLEAVAGLNTLIDFRYSQHFKAPRGGHGMGKDRTGASAQPLVIQVPVGTQILSEDKEDVIADFTEVGQRITLLEGGLGGRGNASYKTSTNRAPRQHQPGEPAQEMWVWLRLKLLADAGLVGLPNAGKSTFINQVSNTRAKVGDYAFTTLVPKLGVVRHKAREFVLADIPGLIEGAAEGAGIGDRFLGHIERCRVLIHLIDISGSGPGQDPAEALQVIEEELAAYGAGLEDKPRLVALNKLDLADQELADAFAQELREAGAEKVFALSGATGQGVEELLDAVLAYLPAATSTETKGVEREEDADGGEEGETNWSPI; encoded by the coding sequence ATGCATTTTCTCGACCAGGCCAAGATCTACGTGCGCTCCGGCGCGGGCGGGCCCGGTGCGGTCAGCTTCCGGCGTGAGAAATATGTCGAATATGGCGGCCCCGACGGCGGCAATGGCGGCCGCGGCGGCGATGTCGTGCTGGAAGCGGTGGCGGGGCTCAACACGCTGATCGACTTTCGCTACTCGCAGCATTTCAAGGCGCCGCGCGGCGGCCACGGCATGGGCAAGGACCGCACCGGCGCCTCGGCCCAGCCGCTGGTGATCCAGGTGCCGGTCGGAACGCAGATCCTGTCCGAGGACAAGGAGGACGTGATCGCCGACTTTACCGAGGTCGGGCAGCGCATCACTTTGCTCGAAGGCGGGCTGGGCGGACGTGGCAACGCCAGTTACAAGACCAGCACCAATCGCGCGCCGCGCCAGCACCAGCCGGGCGAACCCGCGCAGGAGATGTGGGTATGGCTGCGGCTTAAGCTGCTGGCCGATGCGGGGCTGGTCGGGCTGCCCAATGCGGGCAAGTCGACCTTCATCAACCAGGTGTCGAACACTCGCGCCAAGGTCGGCGATTACGCATTCACGACCCTGGTGCCCAAGCTGGGCGTGGTGCGCCACAAGGCCCGCGAATTCGTGCTGGCCGACATCCCCGGCCTGATCGAGGGTGCGGCCGAGGGCGCCGGCATCGGCGACCGCTTCCTGGGCCATATCGAGCGTTGCCGCGTGCTGATCCACCTGATCGACATTTCGGGCAGCGGCCCCGGTCAGGACCCGGCCGAGGCGCTGCAGGTGATCGAGGAAGAACTCGCCGCCTATGGCGCGGGGCTGGAGGACAAGCCGCGCCTTGTCGCGCTGAACAAGCTGGACCTGGCCGACCAGGAACTGGCCGATGCCTTCGCACAGGAACTGCGCGAGGCAGGCGCGGAAAAGGTTTTCGCCCTGTCGGGCGCGACCGGGCAGGGCGTCGAGGAACTGCTCGACGCAGTGCTTGCCTATCTTCCCGCCGCCACGAGCACCGAGACCAAGGGCGTGGAGCGCGAGGAAGATGCGGATGGCGGCGAAGAGGGCGAAACCAACTGGTCGCCCATCTGA
- a CDS encoding phosphoadenylyl-sulfate reductase, producing MAEAARSIDRIDTGPRFTHADAAALNARYAEASAEDILRAVLVDGVAGKVALVSSFGAESAVLLHLASRIDPGAPVLFLETGKHFPETLEYRDTLIGTLGLTGVVNLRPDPAALAAKDESGLRWSYDPDGCCEIRKVVPLARALAEFDASISGRKAFQSATRAELPVFEIDESDTAGRLKVNPLIGWSVADLQAHLDKHDLPRHPLVEQGYPSIGCMPCTSKVAEGEDPRSGRWRGWDKTECGIHSATGAGDSSNLPPDYEPVF from the coding sequence ATGGCTGAGGCTGCACGTTCGATAGATCGCATCGACACCGGTCCGCGCTTCACGCACGCCGATGCCGCCGCACTCAACGCGCGCTATGCCGAGGCGAGCGCCGAGGACATCCTGCGCGCGGTGCTGGTGGACGGCGTGGCGGGCAAGGTCGCGCTGGTGTCCAGCTTTGGCGCTGAGAGCGCGGTGCTGCTGCATCTCGCCTCGCGCATCGACCCGGGGGCCCCGGTGCTGTTCCTGGAAACCGGCAAGCATTTCCCCGAGACGCTGGAGTATCGCGATACGCTGATCGGCACGCTGGGACTGACCGGCGTGGTCAATCTGCGCCCCGATCCCGCCGCGCTGGCGGCCAAGGACGAAAGCGGGCTGCGCTGGTCATACGACCCCGATGGCTGCTGCGAAATTCGCAAGGTCGTGCCGCTGGCCAGGGCTTTGGCCGAATTCGACGCCTCGATCAGCGGTCGCAAGGCATTCCAGTCGGCGACCCGCGCTGAACTGCCGGTGTTCGAGATCGACGAAAGCGACACCGCCGGACGGCTGAAGGTCAATCCGCTGATCGGCTGGTCGGTGGCGGATTTGCAGGCCCATCTCGACAAGCATGATTTGCCGCGCCATCCGCTGGTGGAACAGGGCTATCCCTCGATCGGATGCATGCCCTGCACCAGCAAGGTGGCCGAGGGCGAGGATCCGCGTTCGGGCCGCTGGAGGGGCTGGGACAAGACCGAATGCGGCATCCATTCGGCCACGGGTGCCGGCGACAGCAGCAACCTGCCGCCCGATTACGAACCGGTCTTCTAG
- a CDS encoding NAD-dependent epimerase/dehydratase family protein → MRIALTGATGFVGSTLMDHALEEGHELRALTRRDQDARTGVTWVRGDLADHAALLRLADGCDAAIHVAGVVNVPDRAAFEAGNIAGTRAVVAAALKADVPRFVHVSSLAAREPGLSDYGWSKAGAEAEAAEARGCVMVRPPAIYGPRDTEMFELFRAARSGVVPLPPRGRASMIHVADLARLLLALAVGGKAEGAIYEADDGHPNGWTHAEMARMIGAAVGRRIVPIHMPRRLVGLAASIDRGFRGAKAKLTPDRARYMCHPDWTAHADRQPPASLWQAQIPTPEGLRQTAEWYRAAGWL, encoded by the coding sequence ATGAGGATAGCCCTGACCGGCGCGACCGGGTTCGTCGGCTCGACGCTGATGGATCATGCGCTGGAGGAGGGGCATGAATTACGCGCTCTGACCCGCCGCGACCAGGATGCGCGCACCGGCGTGACATGGGTGCGCGGCGATCTGGCCGATCATGCGGCGCTGCTGCGCCTGGCCGATGGCTGCGACGCGGCGATCCATGTCGCGGGCGTGGTGAATGTGCCCGACCGGGCCGCGTTCGAGGCAGGCAATATCGCCGGCACGCGCGCGGTGGTCGCAGCCGCCCTTAAGGCCGATGTGCCGCGCTTCGTGCATGTCTCGTCACTGGCTGCGCGCGAGCCCGGACTGTCCGACTATGGCTGGTCGAAAGCGGGCGCAGAGGCCGAGGCGGCGGAGGCGCGGGGCTGCGTCATGGTGCGTCCGCCCGCGATCTATGGCCCGCGCGATACCGAGATGTTCGAGCTGTTCCGCGCGGCCAGAAGCGGCGTCGTGCCGCTGCCCCCGCGCGGCCGCGCATCGATGATCCATGTCGCCGACCTGGCCCGCCTGCTGCTGGCGCTGGCGGTCGGAGGCAAAGCGGAGGGAGCGATCTACGAAGCCGACGACGGCCACCCGAACGGCTGGACGCATGCGGAAATGGCCCGCATGATCGGTGCCGCCGTCGGCCGCAGGATCGTGCCGATCCACATGCCCCGCAGGCTGGTCGGACTGGCCGCCAGCATCGACCGCGGCTTTCGCGGCGCAAAGGCCAAACTGACGCCCGACCGTGCCCGCTATATGTGCCATCCGGACTGGACCGCCCACGCGGACCGCCAGCCGCCCGCAAGCCTGTGGCAGGCGCAGATTCCCACGCCCGAAGGACTGCGCCAGACGGCCGAATGGTACCGCGCGGCAGGGTGGCTTTAG
- the proB gene encoding glutamate 5-kinase yields the protein MQKPDAMIAHLTDLQSPEACGRLVVKVGSALLVGKDGKPRRKWLTGLANEIAQARDRGQEVIIVSSGAIALGAAILGLEKGGRGSLADAQASAAVGQIALSSLWAELLGNHELTAAQVLITLEDLEGRRRYLNASATLHRLLETGAVPVVNENDTVATHEIRFGDNDRLAARVAQAAKANAVILLSDIDGLYDKHPSEPGASRIPMVWGVDDEVRAMATGDSDSGIGSGGMRTKVNAVEIAERAGIALVIANGKYDQPIARAIGLHGDDGIGTLFLARRHDTARKAWIGGRLRMKGTLVIDEGAVNALRDGNSLLAKGITRVDGGFVRGDPVRIEGPDGEWLAKGLAEYDAPECAALVGLHTDEQEKVLGYTPRSAVVHRDQLVMLR from the coding sequence ATGCAGAAACCTGACGCCATGATCGCCCATCTGACCGACCTTCAATCGCCGGAGGCTTGCGGCAGGCTGGTGGTCAAGGTCGGATCGGCGCTGCTGGTGGGCAAGGACGGAAAGCCCCGCCGCAAATGGCTGACCGGCCTCGCCAACGAAATCGCGCAGGCGCGCGACCGCGGGCAGGAAGTGATCATCGTCTCGTCGGGCGCGATCGCGCTGGGCGCGGCGATCCTGGGGCTGGAAAAGGGCGGGCGCGGCAGCCTTGCCGACGCGCAGGCCAGCGCCGCGGTCGGCCAGATCGCCCTGTCGAGCCTGTGGGCTGAATTGCTGGGCAATCACGAGCTGACCGCCGCGCAGGTGCTGATCACGCTGGAGGACCTGGAAGGCCGCCGCCGCTATCTCAATGCGTCGGCCACGCTGCACCGCCTGCTGGAAACCGGCGCGGTGCCCGTGGTGAACGAGAATGATACCGTCGCGACTCATGAAATCCGGTTCGGCGACAACGACCGGCTGGCCGCGCGCGTCGCGCAGGCGGCCAAGGCGAACGCGGTCATCCTGCTGTCCGACATCGACGGGCTTTACGACAAGCACCCGTCCGAACCCGGCGCGTCGCGCATCCCGATGGTCTGGGGCGTGGACGACGAGGTGCGCGCCATGGCGACGGGCGATTCGGATTCGGGCATCGGATCGGGCGGCATGCGGACCAAGGTGAACGCAGTGGAAATCGCCGAGCGCGCCGGCATCGCGCTGGTGATCGCCAATGGCAAATACGACCAGCCGATCGCCCGTGCCATCGGCCTGCACGGCGACGACGGCATCGGCACGCTGTTCCTGGCCCGGCGGCACGACACCGCGCGCAAGGCCTGGATCGGCGGCCGCCTGCGCATGAAGGGCACGCTGGTCATCGACGAGGGCGCGGTGAACGCGCTGCGTGACGGCAACAGCCTGCTCGCCAAGGGCATCACGCGGGTGGATGGCGGCTTCGTACGCGGCGATCCCGTGCGGATCGAGGGGCCGGACGGCGAATGGCTGGCCAAGGGGCTGGCCGAATATGACGCGCCCGAATGCGCGGCGCTGGTCGGCCTCCACACCGACGAGCAGGAGAAGGTGCTGGGCTATACCCCCCGCTCGGCCGTGGTGCACCGCGACCAGCTCGTCATGCTGCGATGA
- a CDS encoding DUF934 domain-containing protein produces the protein MTDATFTELVRLRDDATSEAPAVTVDSFAEQSNAGAVRIEPGDDTRQLLPHLGHVTRVEINFPSFTDGRGYSAAQILREAGYTGEIRAVGDVAVDQLAYMRRCGFDAFQPDKPMNEADVEAAFARWDDVYQKTTDGRVPIWGLRHGLNDDAGADG, from the coding sequence ATGACTGACGCGACTTTTACCGAACTGGTCCGGCTGCGCGATGACGCGACCAGCGAAGCCCCTGCCGTGACCGTCGATTCCTTTGCCGAGCAGTCCAATGCAGGCGCGGTCCGTATCGAGCCGGGCGACGACACGCGCCAGTTGCTGCCCCACCTGGGACATGTGACGCGGGTCGAGATCAACTTTCCCAGCTTCACCGATGGCCGGGGCTATTCGGCGGCGCAGATCCTGCGCGAAGCTGGCTATACCGGCGAGATCCGGGCCGTGGGCGATGTCGCGGTCGATCAGCTGGCCTATATGCGCCGCTGCGGGTTCGACGCGTTCCAGCCCGACAAGCCGATGAACGAAGCAGATGTCGAGGCCGCCTTCGCGCGCTGGGACGATGTCTATCAAAAGACGACCGATGGCCGTGTCCCGATCTGGGGCCTGCGCCATGGGCTGAACGATGATGCCGGTGCCGATGGCTGA